The stretch of DNA ACTGTCCTGCCTGGTTTCGAACGCGAACTACCCTGCAAAATAAAAACCGGAGATACCATGAATAAGAAGGTTTTGACCCTGTCCGCCGTGATGTCCTGCATGCTGTTTGGTGCCGCTGCGAACGCCGCTGACCGTATTGGTGTGACGATTTATAAATACGACGACAACTTCATGTCAGTGGTTCGTAAGGCCATCGAGAAAGATGCTAAAGCGTCACCGGACGTGCAGCTGCTGATGAACGACTCCCAGAACGACCAGTCCAAACAGAACGACCAGATTGACGTTCTGCTGGCAAAAGGCGTGAAAGCGCTGGCCATCAACCTGGTTGACCCGGCCGCAGCGGGCACCGTAATCGAAAAAGCACGCGCACAAAACGTGCCGATTGTGTTCTTCAACAAAGAACCTTCCCGCAAAGCGCTGGATAGCTATGACAAAGCTTACTATGTGGGCACAGACTCCAAAGAGTCCGGGATTATTCAGGGCGACCTGATTGCCAAACACTGGGCGGCTAACCCGGCGTGGGACCTGAACAAAGACGGCCAGGTGCAGTTCGTGCTGCTGAAAGGCGAACCGGGCCACCCGGATGCCGAAGCGCGTACCACTTACGTTATCAAAGAGCTGAACGACAAAGGTCTGAAAACCCAGCAGCTGCAGCTGGATACCGCCATGTGGGATACCGCTCAGGCTAAAGACAAAATGGACGCCTGGCTCTCTGGCCCGAACGCTAACAAAATCGAAGTGGTTATTGCCAACAACGATGCGATGGCAATGGGTGCTGTAGAAGCGCTGAAAGCACACAACAAATCTTCTATTCCAGTATTTGGCGTAGATGCCCTGCCGGAAGCGTTGGCGCTGGTGAAATCCGGTGCAATGGCAGGTACCGTGCTGAACGACGCCAACAACCAGGCGAAAGCGACCTTTGACCTGGCGAAAAACCTGGCCGACGGTAAACCAGCCGCTGAAGGCACTAACTGGAAAATCGAGAACAAAATTGTACGCGTACCGTATGTAGGCGTGGATAAAGATAATCTCGCACAGTTCATCGGCAAATAAATACCCGTCATATTTTAGTTGTACACGGGCGCAGATACCTGCGCCCGGCTTTAGGCAGGTTACTCAGCGACACAGGTATAATTATGGTCGACAATAACTCAGCTACGCCGTCGGAATTTTTGCTGGAAATGACCGGCATTAATAAATCCTTCCCCGGCGTTAAGGCACTGGATAATGTTAATTTAAAAGTGCGTCCACACTCTATTCATGCCCTGATGGGTGAAAACGGTGCGGGCAAATCGACATTATTGAAATGCCTTTTTGGGATCTACAGCAAAGATTCCGGCAGCATCCTTTTTCAGGGAAAAGAGGTCAATTTCAGCAGCACCAAAGAGGCGCTGGAAAACGGTATTTCTATGGTGCATCAGGAGCTTAACCTGGTCCTGCAGCGCACCGTGATGGACAACATGTGGCTCGGGCGTTACCCGACCAAAGGGGTGTTTGTCGATCAGGATAAAATGTACCGCGACACCAAAGAGATTTTTGACGAGCTGGATATTGATATCGACCCGCGAGCCCGCGTCGGTACGTTGTCCGTTTCTCAAATGCAGATGATTGAAATTGCCAAGGCTTTCTCCTATAACGCCAAAATCGTTATTATGGATGAGCCAACGTCCTCGCTGACGGAAAAAGAAGTTAATCATCTTTTTAAAATTATTCGCAAATTAAAAGATCGCGGCTGCGGCATTGTTTATATCTCCCATAAAATGGAAGAAATATTCCAGCTGTGCGATGAAATTACTATTTTGCGTGACGGGCAGTGGATTGCCACCCAGCCGCTGGAAGGGCTGGATATGGACAAAATCATCGCCATGATGGTGGGCCGCTCCCTGAACCAGCGCTTCCCGGACAAATCCAACGTGCCGGGTGAAGTTATCCTCGAAGTACGCAACCTGACCTCGCTGCGCCAGCCGTCGATTCGCGATATCTCCTTTGATTTACATAAAGGTGAAATCCTCGGCATTGCGGGCCTCGTCGGCGCGAAGCGTACCGATATAGTGGAAACGCTGTTTGGTATCCGCGAAAAATCTGGCGGCACCATTAAGCTGCACGGCAAAAAGATCAATAACAGCAACGCGAACGAAGCGATCAATCATGGCTTTGCGCTGGTCACCGAAGAGCGCCGCTCAACCGGGATCTACGCCTACCTGGATATCGGCTTTAACTCACTCATTTCCAATATTCGTAACTACAAAAACAAGGTCGGTCTGCTGGATAACTCCCGCATGAAAAGCGATACCCAGTGGGTTATCGACTCCATGCGCGTGAAAACGCCGGGGCACCGCACCTCCATCGGCTCGCTGTCCGGCGGTAACCAGCAGAAGGTGATCATCGGCCGCTGGCTGCTGACTCAGCCGGAAATTCTGATGCTGGATGAACCGACGCGCGGCATTGACGTTGGCGCCAAGTTTGAGATTTACCAGCTGATTGCTGAACTGGCTAAAAAAGGAAAAGGGATCATTATCATTTCGTCCGAGATGCCGGAATTGTTAGGGATTACAGACCGTATTCTGGTGATGAGCAACGGGCTAGTGGCCGGAATTGTAGACACCAAAACAACAACGCAGAACGAAATCTTACGTCTTGCGTCTGTGCACCTGTGATGATTTAGGGGCTATTAAAAATGAGTGCGTTAAATAAGAAGAGTTTTCTAACTTATCTAAAAGAGGGCGGCATCTACGTGGTACTGCTGGTGCTGCTGGCGATCATTATTTTCCAGGATCCGACGTTCTTAAGCCTGCTTAACCTGAGTAACATTCTGACCCAGTCTTCGGTGCGTATTATCATCGCGCTGGGCGTGGCCGGGCTGATTGTCACCCAGGGGACCGACCTGTCAGCAGGGCGCCAGGTTGGCCTGGCGGCGGTTGTCGCGGCGACGCTGCTGCAGTCGATGGACAACGTCAACAAGGTGTTCCCGGACATGCACACCATGCCAATTCCGGTGGTGCTGCTGATTGTCTGTGCCGTGGGCGCGGTC from Cedecea neteri encodes:
- the mglB gene encoding galactose/glucose ABC transporter substrate-binding protein MglB, which codes for MNKKVLTLSAVMSCMLFGAAANAADRIGVTIYKYDDNFMSVVRKAIEKDAKASPDVQLLMNDSQNDQSKQNDQIDVLLAKGVKALAINLVDPAAAGTVIEKARAQNVPIVFFNKEPSRKALDSYDKAYYVGTDSKESGIIQGDLIAKHWAANPAWDLNKDGQVQFVLLKGEPGHPDAEARTTYVIKELNDKGLKTQQLQLDTAMWDTAQAKDKMDAWLSGPNANKIEVVIANNDAMAMGAVEALKAHNKSSIPVFGVDALPEALALVKSGAMAGTVLNDANNQAKATFDLAKNLADGKPAAEGTNWKIENKIVRVPYVGVDKDNLAQFIGK
- the mglA gene encoding galactose/methyl galactoside ABC transporter ATP-binding protein MglA, giving the protein MVDNNSATPSEFLLEMTGINKSFPGVKALDNVNLKVRPHSIHALMGENGAGKSTLLKCLFGIYSKDSGSILFQGKEVNFSSTKEALENGISMVHQELNLVLQRTVMDNMWLGRYPTKGVFVDQDKMYRDTKEIFDELDIDIDPRARVGTLSVSQMQMIEIAKAFSYNAKIVIMDEPTSSLTEKEVNHLFKIIRKLKDRGCGIVYISHKMEEIFQLCDEITILRDGQWIATQPLEGLDMDKIIAMMVGRSLNQRFPDKSNVPGEVILEVRNLTSLRQPSIRDISFDLHKGEILGIAGLVGAKRTDIVETLFGIREKSGGTIKLHGKKINNSNANEAINHGFALVTEERRSTGIYAYLDIGFNSLISNIRNYKNKVGLLDNSRMKSDTQWVIDSMRVKTPGHRTSIGSLSGGNQQKVIIGRWLLTQPEILMLDEPTRGIDVGAKFEIYQLIAELAKKGKGIIIISSEMPELLGITDRILVMSNGLVAGIVDTKTTTQNEILRLASVHL